From a single Raphanus sativus cultivar WK10039 chromosome 3, ASM80110v3, whole genome shotgun sequence genomic region:
- the LOC108831427 gene encoding chloride channel protein CLC-c — translation MDDRSENHDIDVEGGNYERKISGILDDGSVGFQQPLLARNRKNTTSQTAIVGANTCPIESLDYEIFENDLFRQDWRSRKKIEILQYTILKWALAFLIGLSTGLVGFLNNFAVENIAGFKLLLTGNLMLKEKYFHSFFAFAGCNLILATAAASLCAFIAPAAAGSGIPEVKAYLNGIDAYSILAPRTLFVKIFGSIFGVAAGFVVGKEGPMVHTGACIANLLGQGGSRKYKFTWKWLRFFKNDRDRRDLITCGAAAGVAVAFRAPVGGVLFALEEAASWWRSALLWRTFFTTAVVAVVIRSFIELCRSGRCGLFGKGGLIMFDVNSGPVLYSTPDFLAVVFLGIVGGVLGSLYNYLVDKVLRTYALINQRGPGFKVMLVMVVSILSSCCAFGLPWLSHCAPCPIEAEGKCPSVGRAGIYKSFQCPPNHYNDLSSLLLNTNDNAIRSLFTSRSENEFQISTLAIFFVFVYFLGIITYGIAIPSGLFIPVILAGASYGRLVGRLLGPVSQLDVGLFSLLGAASFLGGTMRMTVSLCVILLELTDNLLMLPLMMLVLLISKTVADCFNKGVYDQIVIMKGMPYMEDHAEPYMRNLVAKDVVSGPLLSFSRVEKVGVIWQALKMTSHNGFPVIDEPPFVEASELCGIALRSHLLVLLQGKRFSNHRTTFGSQILRSCKARDFAKAGLGKGLKIEDLVISDEEMEMYVDLHPITNTSPYTVLETLSLAKAAILFRQLGLRHLCVVPKTQGRPPIVGILTRHDFMPEHVLGLYPHIDPLK, via the exons ATGGATGATCGGAGCGAAAACCATGATATAGATGTCGAAGGAGGTAACTACGAGAGGAAGATATCTGGGATCCTAGATGATGGATCTGTCGGATTCCAACAGCCTCTGCTCGCTAGGAACCGAAAGAACACAACTTCGCAGACCGCAATTGTCGGAGCCAACACTTGTCCCATCGAAAGCCTTGATTACGA GATCTTTGAGAATGACCTTTTCAGGCAGGACTGGAGGTCTAGGAAGAAGATTGAGATACTTCAGTATACCATTCTCAAATGGGCGCTTGCTTTCCTTATTGGTTTATCCACTGGTCTCGTTGGCTTTTTAAATAACTTTGCTGTTGAGAATATAGCTGGATTCAAACTCTTGCTCACCGGAAATCTCATGCTCAAGGAAAA ATACTTTCATTCATTCTTTGCATTTGCTGGTTGTAACTTGATCTTGGCAACTGCTGCTGCTTCACTTTGTGCTTTCATTGCTCCTGCAGCAGCAGGATCTGGCATACCTGAGGTTAAAGCATATCTCAATGGTATCGATGCTTATTCGATATTAGCTCCAAGAACACTCTTTGTTAAG ATCTTTGGCTCTATATTTGGAGTGGCTGCCGGATTTGTAGTTGGAAAAGAAGGACCTATGGTGCATACTGGTGCTTGCATTGCTAATTTACTTGGACAAGGTGGTTCTCGAAAGTACAAATTCACTTGGAAGTGGCTCAGGTTCTTCAAAAACGATAGAGACAGAAGAGACCTGATCACTTGCGGCGCTGCTGCTGGTGTCGCAGTTGCTTTCCGTGCTCCAGTCGGCGGAGTGCTTTTCGCCCTTGAGGAAGCTGCTTCTTG GTGGAGGAGTGCTCTTCTTTGGAGGACCTTCTTCACTACCGCAGTTGTAGCCGTGGTGATACGAAGTTTCATTGAGCTCTGTCGATCTGGGAGATGTGGACTATTCGGTAAAGGAGGTCTCATAATGTTTGACGTAAACTCGGGACCAGTGCTTTATAGCACACCAGATTTTCTAGCTGTAGTCTTCCTTGGAATTGTTGGTGGTGTACTTGGAAGCCTTTACAACTACCTTGTCGACAAAGTCCTCCGCACATATGCCTTAATAAACCA GAGAGGACCGGGATTTAAAGTTATGCTTGTTATGGTAGTCTCCATTTTGAGCTCGTGTTGCGCATTTGGTCTCCCATGGCTTTCACATTGTGCCCCATGCCCTATTGAAGCAGAGGGAAAGTGCCCAAGCGTAGGTCGAGCCGGCATCTATAAGAGTTTCCAGTGTCCTCCAAATCATTACAATGACCTTTCCTCACTACTTCTCAACACCAATGATAATGCAATCCGCAGTCTCTTCACATCAAGGTCCGAGAATGAATTCCAAATATCCACCCTTGCCATATTCTTTGTCTTTGTCTACTTCCTTGGAATCATAACATATGGCATAGCTATACCCTCTGGGCTTTTCATTCCCGTGATTCTCGCTGGAGCTTCTTATGGACGGCTTGTTGGCAGACTCCTTGGTCCAGTATCTCAGCTTGATGTAGGTCTGTTCTCTCTGCTTGGAGCTGCTTCTTTCCTTGGAGGCACAATGAGAATGACGGTTTCTTTGTGTGTCATACTTCTAGAACTTACGGATAATCTCCTGATGCTACCATTGATGATGCTTGTACTCTTAATCTCAAAAACCGTTGCCGATTGTTTCAACAAAGGGGTATATGACCAGATTGTGATAATGAAAGGAATGCCTTACATGGAAGACCATGCAGAGCCGTACATGCGTAATTTGGTTGCAAAGGATGTTGTTTCTGGACCTTTGTTATCCTTTTCAAGAGTTGAAAAGGTTGGGGTAATATGGCAGGCTTTAAAGATGACTAGTCATAATGGATTCCCTGTAATTGATGAGCCACCTTTTGTAGAAGCTTCTGAGCTTTGTGGGATTGCCTTGAGATCCCATCTACTTGTGCTTCTCCAAGGGAAGAGATTCTCAAATCATAGAACGACATTTGGTTCTCAAATTCTTAGAAGTTGCAAAGCTCGTGACTTTGCAAAAGCAGGATTAGGGAAAGGGCTCAAGATTGAAGATTTGGTTATAAGTGATGAGGAGATGGAGATGTACGTTGATCTCCATCCTATCACAAACACATCTCCATACACTGTGCTTGAGACTTTGTCTCTAGCTAAAGCGGCTATTCTTTTCCGCCAACTTGGCCTTCGCCACTTGTGTGTGGTGCCCAAAACACAAGGG AGACCGCCTATTGTTGGGATACTTACAAGGCATGATTTCATGCCGGAACATGTCCTAGGACTCTACCCTCACATTGATCCTCTCAAGTGA